A portion of the Lolium rigidum isolate FL_2022 chromosome 1, APGP_CSIRO_Lrig_0.1, whole genome shotgun sequence genome contains these proteins:
- the LOC124704192 gene encoding expansin-A17-like yields the protein MATNRATVVAVVLMAAAHLTGASLTQQYYSPPQSSPPPPPPQSSPPPPSPQPSPPPAPPQSSPPPPPQASPPPRQPSPPPSTPSPSSYGGFQASGWQDGSATFYGDDSGQGDDFGGACGYSGSDIAKLYSTKTAALSTPMFSDGDGCGRCYEIQCVKSKWCTKGSPSIIITGTNLCPPNQNKPNDNGGWCNPPRQHFDLAPPSFKTLADKVAGIIPVQFRRVPCQRSGGVRFCIKGNNNWLLLHVMNIAGGGDISEMAVKVAGGDWVQMSQNWGITYQAYAAMDKSKALTVRIIGGSSPHQTIIVGDAIPASWSTGLCYQGSNNFW from the exons ATGGCCACGAATCGGGCGACCGTCGTCGCGGTGGTCCTGATGGCGGCGGCTCACCTGACAGGCGCCAGCTTAACTCAGCAGTACTATTCGCCACCGCAGTCgagtccaccgccaccgccgccccagtCGAGTCCGCCTCCCCCGTCACCTCAGCCGAGtccaccgccggcgccgccccaatcaagtccgcctccgccgccccaaGCGAGTCCGCCGCCACGCCAGCCGAGTCCGCCGCCGTCGACTCCAAGTCCGAGCAGTTACGGGGGCTTCCAAGCGTCTGGTTGGCAGGACGGCAGCGCCACCTTCTACGGCGACGACTCCGGCCAAGGCGACGACTTCG GCGGTGCGTGCGGGTATAGTGGCAGTGACATCGCAAAGCTCTACTCAACAAAGACGGCGGCCCTCAGCACGCCGATGTTCTCCGATGGTGATGGGTGTGGGCGGTGCTATGAGATCCAATGTGTCAAGTCCAAGTGGTGCACTAAGGGCTCCCCTTCCATCATCATCACAGGAACCAACCTCTGCCCGCCCAACCAGAACAAGCCTAACGATAATGGTGGCTGGTGCAACCCGCCGCGACAACACTTTGATTTGGCGCCTCCATCCTTCAAAACACTTGCTGACAAGGTCGCCGGCATCATCCCTGTCCAATTCCGCCGCGTGCCATGCCAGAGGTCTGGCGGAGTCAGGTTCTGCATCAAgggaaacaacaactggctcctaCTCCACGTCATGAATATCGCCGGTGGCGGTGATATCAGCGAGATGGCTGTCAAGGTGGCTGGAGGTGACTGGGTACAGATGTCACAGAACTGGGGCATCACATATCAGGCATACGCCGCAATGGACAAATCCAAGGCGCTCACTGTCAGGATCATCGGTGGCTCCTCGCCGCATCAAACCATCATAGTCGGTGATGCCATTCCCGCAAGTTGGTCTACTGGACTCTGCTACCAAGGATCAAATAACTTCTGGTGA